The following DNA comes from Streptococcus pasteurianus.
CAACCATAGAATCACCTGCACCAACAGAATTTTTGACAATACCTTTAATTGGTTTTGCAAAGTATGCTGCTTCTGGTGTTACCAACAATGCACCATCGCCAGCCATTGAAATAATAACGTTTTTAGCACCTTTAGCGAGAATTTCACGGGCGTATTTTTCAATATCAGCAAGACCGTTTAATTCAACACCAAAAATATCAGCTAATTCATGATTATTTGGTTTCACCAAAAGTGGTTGATAGTTTAAGGAATCTAAAAGTGTTTGTCCTTCAAAATCACAAACAACTTCTGCACCGGCTTTTTTAGCAATCGGAATCAATGTGTTATAGACTTGGTTTCCAAGGCTACTTGGTGCTGAACCTGCAAAAACAACAGTATCTTCACTTGAAAGACTAGCAAGAATAGCTTCTAATTCCTCAAGTTTTTCTGTTGAGATGTGTGGACCTGCACCATTAATTTCTGTTTCTTCACCCGCTTTAACCTTGACATTAATACGTGTGTCCTCAGAAACTTCAACAAATTTTGTTGCAATACCTTCATCTACCAAGCCATCTTTCACAAAACGCCCTGTAAATCCACCGATAAATCCTGTGGCTGTATTTTCAATATCCAGACGTTTCAAGATACGGCTAACATTAATCCCTTTACCACCAGCGAATTTATCATCGCTAGTCATGCGGTTAACACTTCCAAGTGCTAAACTATCCAAGCGAACAATAAAGTCGATAGATGGATTAAGAGTGACTGTGTAAATCATACTTCAATTACCCTCGTTTTTTCTTTTATTTTTTTCATCAGTGCTCCACTAGATTGATTGGTAATGATAATGACATTTTCAACCTTACCAACCTTAGCAAAAGAAATGTGACCAATCTTTGATGAATCTGTAACAATAAATGTTTTTCTGGCATTTTCAATAACCGTTTTCTTGATGACCGCTTCTTCAACATCAGGTGTTGTTAAGAATTGCTCATCGACACCATTTATTCCTAAAAAAGCCTTATCAAAATTTAATTGTTTGATTTGCTCATACGCAACCGTTCCAATACTAGCATCCGTTGCTTTTTTGACATGGCCGCCAATAATAATCGTTTGAATGTTTTTATCAACCAATTTGGCAGCATGGTGAATGGAATTGGTAACTACCGTTAAATTATCTTGGGAGAGATAGTTGAGTAGCAACTCATTTGTCGTCCCTGCATCAATGAAAATAACTTCATTATCAGCAATCAAATCAGCGGCTTTCTGAGCGACTAACATTTTTTCTTGAATGTTTTTGATAGATTTTTGTTGATTGGTAAATTCTTCTTGAAGTGAGGGAGGGAGTTCTGCGCCACCATGGACTCGGTGGAGCTTACGCTCACTCTCCAATTCATCCAAATCGCGACGAACAGTGGACTCCGAGGTATCTAGCATGCTAACTAAGTCCTCAAGATTAACAAATTTATCATGAGACAATTTTTCCATAATTAATTGTTTTCGTTTAGACTTAAGAATGTTCATCACCTCCACTGAAATCGTTTCCAGATAAAATTATACTATTTTTTCTGCCATTGTCAAGCATTTTCTATCAAATTCTATCATTTTTTCACTAGTTAGTTGGAGTACTTTCAAAAGCAGGAAAATAATGACTATCGGCAAATTTGGCACAAACTAAAAGGACTCAGGCCTGTGCAATACAGAACTAAATCCTTTCAATAATTATCTATCTAACTTTTGGTGTGCAGTTCACACCCGTAATAAGAATTTTGTTTTATTTTTCCTTGTCTTTAATCAATGATGTTGAGTGCACCACACGGTTATCACGGTCAGGGTAAATGTATTTAATCGCTTGATTAATCGCAGTTGGAGCTTCACCAAAACCAGAGGCGATCAAAGCAACTTTACCTTCATAGTCAGCGGCATCACCAATCGCATAAACACCTTCTTGACTTGTCTCAAACAATGGCGAAACCGTAATGCTTGAACGTTTATAATCAACGTTCCAATTTTTAAGGTTTTTATTTGATGTTGAAAAACCAAAGCTAACAATCAAAGCATCTAATGGCAATTCAACAGTTTCATCTGATTTAACCTTTTGAATCGTTAAACTGTTAGCAAATTGAACATCACCGTCCAAAGCAACTGGTACGTACGGTGCCATGATTTTCACATTTGATTGTTTAAGCACTTCAACGCTATGTTCGTGAGCACGGAAAGCATCACGACGGTGAACGATTGTCACGCTTTTAACCAAGCCATCCAAATGATTTGCCCAGTCAACGGCAGAATCACCACCACCACAGATAACAACGTCTTTGCCAGCAAATTGGTCTAATTTATGAACATTGTAGAAAAGGTTGTTGTCAGCGTATTCTTCTTCCCCTTCTAAACCAAGCGTACGGGGAGCAAATGCACCATTACCACAAGCAATAACAATCGCACGTGAAAAATGTTGACCTTTATTGGTCTCAATAGTGAAAACATCGCCCTCTTTCTCAAAAGTTTTAACTTCTTCTTTAAGACAAATCGTTGTTTGGTCTTCAAAGCGTTCTAATTGTTTGATAAGATTTTCAGTTAACTCTGCTGCTGTGATTTCAGGGAAACCAGCCACATCATAAATGGCTTTTTCAGGATAAAGGATAGCTGGTTGCCCACCAAGTTCTGACAAACTTTCAATAATTTTCACTGAAACACCACGCATACCTGCATAAAAAGCAGCAAAAAGCCCTGCAGGACCACCACCAATAACGGTAATATCATATATTTCACGATTTTCTGACATTTATTTTTCCAACTCCTTATAAATTTTTTCGATGACTGATGTTTTATAAGCCATGTAACTTTCGATATTTTTGGGAAATAGCTGCGCTGCTTTCATTTTTGTTGCTCCATAAATCGCAACTGCACCAGGATGACTGCGCAAATAATCACGAAAAGCAAGATGCCGTTTCAACTCAAGTGAATTTTCAGGACAAACATAAAGATGATGACATTGCAAATGCTCTTTACCAGAATAAGCAAAAGCTTCCCTGCCTTCAATCCCTAGATTTCCCTCAT
Coding sequences within:
- the pfkB gene encoding 1-phosphofructokinase, translated to MIYTVTLNPSIDFIVRLDSLALGSVNRMTSDDKFAGGKGINVSRILKRLDIENTATGFIGGFTGRFVKDGLVDEGIATKFVEVSEDTRINVKVKAGEETEINGAGPHISTEKLEELEAILASLSSEDTVVFAGSAPSSLGNQVYNTLIPIAKKAGAEVVCDFEGQTLLDSLNYQPLLVKPNNHELADIFGVELNGLADIEKYAREILAKGAKNVIISMAGDGALLVTPEAAYFAKPIKGIVKNSVGAGDSMVAGFTGEYVKSGDPIEALKWGVACGTATTFSDDLATAEFIKETYQKVEVEKI
- a CDS encoding DeoR/GlpR family DNA-binding transcription regulator, with the protein product MNILKSKRKQLIMEKLSHDKFVNLEDLVSMLDTSESTVRRDLDELESERKLHRVHGGAELPPSLQEEFTNQQKSIKNIQEKMLVAQKAADLIADNEVIFIDAGTTNELLLNYLSQDNLTVVTNSIHHAAKLVDKNIQTIIIGGHVKKATDASIGTVAYEQIKQLNFDKAFLGINGVDEQFLTTPDVEEAVIKKTVIENARKTFIVTDSSKIGHISFAKVGKVENVIIITNQSSGALMKKIKEKTRVIEV
- a CDS encoding NAD(P)/FAD-dependent oxidoreductase is translated as MSENREIYDITVIGGGPAGLFAAFYAGMRGVSVKIIESLSELGGQPAILYPEKAIYDVAGFPEITAAELTENLIKQLERFEDQTTICLKEEVKTFEKEGDVFTIETNKGQHFSRAIVIACGNGAFAPRTLGLEGEEEYADNNLFYNVHKLDQFAGKDVVICGGGDSAVDWANHLDGLVKSVTIVHRRDAFRAHEHSVEVLKQSNVKIMAPYVPVALDGDVQFANSLTIQKVKSDETVELPLDALIVSFGFSTSNKNLKNWNVDYKRSSITVSPLFETSQEGVYAIGDAADYEGKVALIASGFGEAPTAINQAIKYIYPDRDNRVVHSTSLIKDKEK
- a CDS encoding GrpB family protein, translated to MRTEEVIVLSYQESWKDNFEKIAQELRAVLGELATRIEHVGSTAVEGLAAKPIIDIDVVIAQETALSMVIEKLASIGYVHEGNLGIEGREAFAYSGKEHLQCHHLYVCPENSLELKRHLAFRDYLRSHPGAVAIYGATKMKAAQLFPKNIESYMAYKTSVIEKIYKELEK